From a region of the Octopus sinensis linkage group LG18, ASM634580v1, whole genome shotgun sequence genome:
- the LOC115221447 gene encoding BTB/POZ domain-containing protein 17-like isoform X2, protein MLHRLFSLYSDPELSDVQLVVGKKVFLVHKLILSMCSDVFKTMLTNPQWPESYKDRIVLKEEPECIQVFQDFMKYIYTGTIHLTHESVLPVLTLADKYGITDLTEVCVDFMCNHCMMTGSSTSAVSWLQYSVMCGHKEVEKSCLQFISMNFQKIISAPDFSAMSVDFLVTFLKSSDLIIHDEHTLFLGLKKWILLQSEKTGHNEESVKQLVLQTIPYIRFPLIRLSQLLAMKQDRFIQRFKAVIDEKINHAIKFHSAKGNDRFILDSVSGESLQYEARNYTSDIWSTELMIENYHDLGEYDVRAAFFSTPISSSDADENCCFDWHVDLYPKGVLFGSCMMIGLQQNFEIESCAYKTVRLSVKAMSKIERHVHITVLTAGMKDGVEYIKKTTSKICFFDEHCLVHNIDYILPYMDLNGSDSKYMTGQNHDTFRIMIIIKPVLRR, encoded by the coding sequence ATGCTGCATCGTTTGTTCTCTTTGTATTCTGACCCTGAACTCAGTGATGTACAACTGGTGGTTGGCAAGAAAGTCTTCCTTGTACACAAACTCATTCTCAGCATGTGTAGTGATGTTTTCAAGACTATGCTGACCAATCCTCAATGGCCAGAATCCTACAAAGACCGTATTGTTCTCAAAGAAGAGCCAGAATGCATCCAAGTGTTTCAGGActtcatgaaatatatttatacaggtaCCATCCATTTAACTCATGAGTCAGTATTACCAGTTCTTACCTTGGCAGACAAATATGGTATTACGGACTTAACTGAAGTCTGTGTAGACTTCATGTGCAATCACTGTATGATGACCGGATCTTCAACTTCTGCTGTATCTTGGCTCCAGTATTCAGTCATGTGTGGCCACAAAGAAGTTGAAAAATCTTGTTTGCAGTTTATTTCtatgaattttcaaaaaattatttcagcTCCAGATTTTTCAGCAATGTCTGTAGATTTTCTTGTGACATTTCTGAAGAGTTCTGACCTGATCATCCATGATGAACATACGCTGTTTCTTGGACTTAAGAAATGGATCCTCTTACAGTCAGAAAAAACTGGCCATAACGAGGAATCTGTAAAACAATTGGTGCTTCAAACTATACCCTACATTCGTTTTCCACTCATTCGCCTTTCACAGCTTCTAGCAATGAAGCAGGACAGATTCATTCAAAGATTCAAAGCTGTCATTGATGAGAAAATAAACCATGCCATAAAATTCCATTCTGCAAAAGGAAATGATCGATTTATCCTTGACAGTGTCAGTGGTGAAAGTCTGCAATATGAAGCTCGTAACTACACCAGTGATATTTGGAGCACTGAACTCATGATTGAGAATTATCATGACTTGGGAGAATATGATGTCCGTGCTGCTTTCTTTTCTACACCAATCAGCAGTTCAGATGCTGATGAAAACTGCTGCTTTGACTGGCATGTTGATCTTTATCCAAAAGGTGTACTATTTGGCAGCTGTATGATGATTGGGTTGCAGCAGAACTTTGAAATTGAATCTTGTGCTTATAAAACTGTGCGTCTTTCTGTAAAAGCAATGTCCAAAATAGAGCGTCACGTCCACATTACAGTCCTTACTGCAGGAATGAAAGATGGGGTTGAATACATAAAGAAGACAACTTCCAAAATTTGTTTCTTTGATGAACATTGTTTAGTCCACAACATTGACTATATTTTACCATATATGGACCTTAATGGCTCAGATTCCAAATACATGACGGGGCAGAATCATGATACATTTCgcataatgattattattaaaccTGTCTTAAGAAGatag
- the LOC115221447 gene encoding BTB/POZ domain-containing protein 17-like isoform X1: protein MQCLHIQALADWKRSHVLGQCVKECCACCKDYIEGAPPTKKTWFGLDTGQHVDNFRIMLHRLFSLYSDPELSDVQLVVGKKVFLVHKLILSMCSDVFKTMLTNPQWPESYKDRIVLKEEPECIQVFQDFMKYIYTGTIHLTHESVLPVLTLADKYGITDLTEVCVDFMCNHCMMTGSSTSAVSWLQYSVMCGHKEVEKSCLQFISMNFQKIISAPDFSAMSVDFLVTFLKSSDLIIHDEHTLFLGLKKWILLQSEKTGHNEESVKQLVLQTIPYIRFPLIRLSQLLAMKQDRFIQRFKAVIDEKINHAIKFHSAKGNDRFILDSVSGESLQYEARNYTSDIWSTELMIENYHDLGEYDVRAAFFSTPISSSDADENCCFDWHVDLYPKGVLFGSCMMIGLQQNFEIESCAYKTVRLSVKAMSKIERHVHITVLTAGMKDGVEYIKKTTSKICFFDEHCLVHNIDYILPYMDLNGSDSKYMTGQNHDTFRIMIIIKPVLRR, encoded by the coding sequence cATTGGCTGATTGGAAAAGATCTCATGTACTTGGTCAGTGTGTCAAGGAGTGCTGTGCTTGTTGCAAAGACTATATTGAAGGGGCTCCACCTACCAAGAAAACTTGGTTTGGATTGGACACTGGTCAACATGTGGACAACTTCCGCATCATGCTGCATCGTTTGTTCTCTTTGTATTCTGACCCTGAACTCAGTGATGTACAACTGGTGGTTGGCAAGAAAGTCTTCCTTGTACACAAACTCATTCTCAGCATGTGTAGTGATGTTTTCAAGACTATGCTGACCAATCCTCAATGGCCAGAATCCTACAAAGACCGTATTGTTCTCAAAGAAGAGCCAGAATGCATCCAAGTGTTTCAGGActtcatgaaatatatttatacaggtaCCATCCATTTAACTCATGAGTCAGTATTACCAGTTCTTACCTTGGCAGACAAATATGGTATTACGGACTTAACTGAAGTCTGTGTAGACTTCATGTGCAATCACTGTATGATGACCGGATCTTCAACTTCTGCTGTATCTTGGCTCCAGTATTCAGTCATGTGTGGCCACAAAGAAGTTGAAAAATCTTGTTTGCAGTTTATTTCtatgaattttcaaaaaattatttcagcTCCAGATTTTTCAGCAATGTCTGTAGATTTTCTTGTGACATTTCTGAAGAGTTCTGACCTGATCATCCATGATGAACATACGCTGTTTCTTGGACTTAAGAAATGGATCCTCTTACAGTCAGAAAAAACTGGCCATAACGAGGAATCTGTAAAACAATTGGTGCTTCAAACTATACCCTACATTCGTTTTCCACTCATTCGCCTTTCACAGCTTCTAGCAATGAAGCAGGACAGATTCATTCAAAGATTCAAAGCTGTCATTGATGAGAAAATAAACCATGCCATAAAATTCCATTCTGCAAAAGGAAATGATCGATTTATCCTTGACAGTGTCAGTGGTGAAAGTCTGCAATATGAAGCTCGTAACTACACCAGTGATATTTGGAGCACTGAACTCATGATTGAGAATTATCATGACTTGGGAGAATATGATGTCCGTGCTGCTTTCTTTTCTACACCAATCAGCAGTTCAGATGCTGATGAAAACTGCTGCTTTGACTGGCATGTTGATCTTTATCCAAAAGGTGTACTATTTGGCAGCTGTATGATGATTGGGTTGCAGCAGAACTTTGAAATTGAATCTTGTGCTTATAAAACTGTGCGTCTTTCTGTAAAAGCAATGTCCAAAATAGAGCGTCACGTCCACATTACAGTCCTTACTGCAGGAATGAAAGATGGGGTTGAATACATAAAGAAGACAACTTCCAAAATTTGTTTCTTTGATGAACATTGTTTAGTCCACAACATTGACTATATTTTACCATATATGGACCTTAATGGCTCAGATTCCAAATACATGACGGGGCAGAATCATGATACATTTCgcataatgattattattaaaccTGTCTTAAGAAGatag